The Fusobacterium perfoetens region AATGTATTGGTTTTCCAGAAGAATGGGAAGAGATATTAAAAAATAATAAATAATTGCATATATAGAGCTATTGCATTTTTATAAGGTTGCAGTAGCTTTTTTATTTTTAATTTTGTAAGTAGGCAAAAAATATAGTATAATATATTTATTAAAAGTTATTAAAAAAATATTAATTTTATATTCTTATATTGCTAAGGGAATATTTATAAAGGAAACGGGTGGATATTATGAATAGTAACTTTGAATTTTTGAAAAAAGATTGGGAAATCCTATTTAAAATAGGGGAGATGGCTGAGTATACCCTATATAAAGACCCAAACACTGCACTTATAAAGATGAGACAACTGGGGGAGTATTTAGTCAAGTCAATACTGAAGGTAGAAAAAATCTATGATGAAAAGGATTCTAATCAAAAGAAAAAAATCTTACGTTTGAGGGAAGAGGACTTAATCACAGAGAAAGAGGCAAGCATATTAAATGCCCTTAGGGAGATAGGAAACAAAGCTGTACACAGTGCCTATGATGACAAGACCAAAGCTTTAGAGCTGTTGCCAAAGGTGGTGGAGCTATGCAGTTGGTTTAATGAAGTGTATGGTAGTGATTATAACTTTAATTCTGAAGAAGTAACTTATCAAAAACCTCTGGAAATAGATTATCAAAAAGCTTATGAAAGTCTAAAGAAAAAATTTGACGAGGTACAAGCTGAAAAAGAATTTTCACATATTCAGTTTGAGAACCTAAACATAAAGCCAAAAGAAGAGAGAAAGAAAATCTATCAAAAGAGAAAGGAAAAGGGACCTACAGAGGCGGAAACAAGATTTATAATAGATACACAGCTTAGAGAGGCTGGGTGGGAGGTAGACACTCCAAAATTAAACTATAAGATAAATAAAACTTTGCCTGAAAGCAAAAGATATATGGCAATAGCAGAGTGGCCCTGTATAAAAGAGGACGGAGAAAAGGGGTATGTTGATTATGCTCTCTTTTATGAAAAAACTCTTGTTGGGGTAATCGAGGCAAAAAGATATAGTGTTGATGTAGGTAGTGCCTTGAGAAGAGACGGACTTATATACGCCAAAGGTATTTTAAATGTAAATGATGATATAAAGTTTTTGAAAAACTCTCCATTTGCTGATGGAAACAAAGTACAATTTATATTCGCCTCTAATGGACGTGGATATAATAAAGAGTGGATTGATAAATCTGGTATTTGGTTTTTAAATGCCAAAGGGGAAAAGTTTTCGGTAAAGGCGTTACATAATTTTTATTCTCCAAAAGATTTGATGGAGATAAGCAAAAAAGATAATGAGAAAGCCAATGAAAAATTAAAAAATGAGAGTATAGATTATCTTACATCAAAAGACGGACTAAACTTGAGATACTATCAACTAGAGGCAGTACAAAAAGTAGAAAAGGCGTTGATAAATGGGCAACATAAAATTTTACTTACAATGGCAACTGGTACTGGAAAAACTAGAACTGCTCTAGCTATCCTTTATAGACTTTTGGAAAGTGACAGATATAAAAGAATATTGTTCCTTGTAGATAGAGCCACACTGGGAGAGCAAGCAATGGATACTTTTAGCAATGCCAAGATAAAACAGCAAAGTACATTGACGAGTATTTATGAGGTATTGGGACTTCAAGATAAAAATCCCAATGATGAAACAAGAGTTCACATTGCCACAGTGCAGGGCTTAATAAATCGTGTACTTTACTCTGATAATCCTCTATCAGTTGGAAAATATGACTGTATAATAATTGACGAGGCACACAGAGGATATACACTTGACAGAACTCCCAACGAAGATGAGGCAGAGTTTAGAGATGAGAAAGATTATCAAAGTAAATATCGTTATGTGATAGATTATTTTGATGCTGATAAAATCGCTCTTACAGCTACACCAGCACTACATACCTATGAGATTTTTGGAGAGCCAGTGTATCAATATTCCTATAGAAAAGCTGTATTAGACGGATATTTGGTGGACTTTGAGCCAAAGAAAAGAATTTATACTGAGCTTAATACAAAAGGGATAAATTACAAAAAAGGTGACGAGATAAAAGTCTATGACAAAGACAAGGAGATTATAGAAACAAAAGTCCTTGCTGATGAAATATCTTTTGATATAGAGGATTTTAATAAAAAAGTCATTGTAGAAAGTTTTAACAGAGTGGTATGTCAAGAACTTGTAAAGGAGATAGACCCTGAGGGAGAGGGGAAAACTCTTATTTTTGCAACAACAGACGAACACGCCGATATGATAGTAAGACTTTTGGAAGAGGAATATGAAAAAAGTAATAAATATGAAATAAACAGTGATATGATAAAGAAAATAACTGGTTCTGTAAAAGATGTATCAAAGCTAATATCAAAATATAAGAACGAGCAATATCCAACAATAGCAGTGACAGTGGATTTACTTACGACTGGGGTAGACGTTCCAAAGATTGTGAACTTGGTATTCTTACGTAAGGTAAAAAGTAGGATTTTGTATGAACAGATGATTGGAAGAGCCACAAGAAGATGTGACGAGATAGGGAAAGAGTATTTTACTATCTACGACCCAGTAGGTATTTGTGAGGATTTGGAAAAATATACAGATATGAAACCAGTGGTAAAAAATATAGATTATCAGATAAAAAATCTTTTTAAAGAGTTGGAAGACTCCAGTGATTATGAGGAAAGAAAAAAATATTACGCTGATAATATAATAGCAAGATTACAGAGAAAGAGAAAGAAAATAGAGGCAAAGGGAGATGTTGAGTTCAAAAGTTATTCAACCCTTTTGAGAGGTAGTGAGGTAGAAAATATCAACGAATACTTGGGGATTTTGAAGGATAAACTTGAAACTGGAAATGTTGAGGATATTGAAAAGGAGAAAGATTTCTTGATATATCTTGACCAGTTAAAATTTGGAGGTAATAAGCAAGTTGTATCAGAAGTCCAAGACAGAGTGATAAAAACTGTGGAAGATTACGGAGATACAGAAAATCCAAGTGATTACCTTGAGGGATTTACAAAATATATAAATGAAAATAAAGATAAAATCCAAGCTCTAAATATCTACTTTACTAATCCAAAACTATTTACAAGAAAAGATTTGAAAACTATAAAAATATTGCTAGACGGAGCAGGTTATAAAATATCAAACCTTGAAAAAGCATATAGCAAAAGAGAAAACAAATGTGAGATGACCTTGGATATAATGACATTTATAAACAACGCTATAAAAGGGTCTCCTATAAAAGAGAAATCTGAAAAAGCAAGAGATGTAGAGAATAAAATAAAAGGTCTTTATAACTGGGATAGTAAACAGCTAAAAATAATAAATACTCTGGTGGAGCTAGCTGAAAAAAATGATTTTATAACCGAAGAGGATTTTAAAGAGGAAAAAGTAAAACATGATTTAGGTGGAGGTTATAAGAAAATCGACGGAAAATTAGAGGGAATGCTTGAGGAGATACTAAACCTTATAAAAGACGAGATGATATTAAACTAATAGGAAGAGGGATAAAATGACAAATAATGATATAGTACAAAAACTGTGGAACCTTTGTAATGTATTAAGAGATGATGGGATAACTTATCACGAATATGTAACAGAGCTGACATATATACTATTTTTAAAAATGGCAAACGAGCAAGAAAGAGAAGAGGATATTGGAATACCAGAAAGTTATCGTTGGGAAAATCTTGTGGCACTTGATGGATTAGAGCTTAGAAATACCTATCAAAAAGCTTTGCTTGACCTAAGTACAAAAGAGGGAGAACTTGGGGTTATCTATAGAAATGCCCAAACTAGAATTGAAGAGCCAGCAAATCTTAAGAAAATCTTTACAGAGATTAATAAGCTTGACTGGTACTCTGTGGATAAAGAGGACTTTGGAGATTTGTACGAGGGGCTTTTGGAGAAGAACGCCTCTGAGAAAAAATCTGGAGCTGGGCAGTACTTTACCCCTAGAGTTCTTATTGATACTATTGTAAGAATAATAAAGCCAAAACTAAAAGAGACTATCTGTGACCCTGCTGCGGGAACTTTTGGTTTTTTAATCGAGGCAAATAAATTCTTAAGAAGAGAGAACAATAATTATGATGATTTAAGTATAGATGAATATAACTGGCAAAGAGATAATGTTTTCTCAGGTTGTGAGCTTGTAGCTGATACCCATAGACTTGGTATAATGAATGCACTTCTTCACGAGATGAGGGGAAAATTTATCCAAGGGGATACACTTTCGGAAACTGGTAAGCAACTGGGGAAAGTAGATATAATCT contains the following coding sequences:
- a CDS encoding type I restriction-modification system subunit M codes for the protein MTNNDIVQKLWNLCNVLRDDGITYHEYVTELTYILFLKMANEQEREEDIGIPESYRWENLVALDGLELRNTYQKALLDLSTKEGELGVIYRNAQTRIEEPANLKKIFTEINKLDWYSVDKEDFGDLYEGLLEKNASEKKSGAGQYFTPRVLIDTIVRIIKPKLKETICDPAAGTFGFLIEANKFLRRENNNYDDLSIDEYNWQRDNVFSGCELVADTHRLGIMNALLHEMRGKFIQGDTLSETGKQLGKVDIILSNPPFGTKKGGERATRDDLVNKTSNKQLNFLQVIYNSLKQNGKSRAGVVLPDNVLFEGGTGRDIRIDLLNKCNVHTILRLPTGIFYAQGVKTNVLFFTRGVSDRDNTQKIWYYDMRTNMPNFGKTTPLTAEHFREFEETFDDEVAKSNIDRWSLVTLDEIVKKDYSLDMGLLKVEESQEELANPIENGEECVEKLEEALDMLKGILAELKSCGVTKDA
- the hsdR gene encoding type I restriction-modification system endonuclease; protein product: MNSNFEFLKKDWEILFKIGEMAEYTLYKDPNTALIKMRQLGEYLVKSILKVEKIYDEKDSNQKKKILRLREEDLITEKEASILNALREIGNKAVHSAYDDKTKALELLPKVVELCSWFNEVYGSDYNFNSEEVTYQKPLEIDYQKAYESLKKKFDEVQAEKEFSHIQFENLNIKPKEERKKIYQKRKEKGPTEAETRFIIDTQLREAGWEVDTPKLNYKINKTLPESKRYMAIAEWPCIKEDGEKGYVDYALFYEKTLVGVIEAKRYSVDVGSALRRDGLIYAKGILNVNDDIKFLKNSPFADGNKVQFIFASNGRGYNKEWIDKSGIWFLNAKGEKFSVKALHNFYSPKDLMEISKKDNEKANEKLKNESIDYLTSKDGLNLRYYQLEAVQKVEKALINGQHKILLTMATGTGKTRTALAILYRLLESDRYKRILFLVDRATLGEQAMDTFSNAKIKQQSTLTSIYEVLGLQDKNPNDETRVHIATVQGLINRVLYSDNPLSVGKYDCIIIDEAHRGYTLDRTPNEDEAEFRDEKDYQSKYRYVIDYFDADKIALTATPALHTYEIFGEPVYQYSYRKAVLDGYLVDFEPKKRIYTELNTKGINYKKGDEIKVYDKDKEIIETKVLADEISFDIEDFNKKVIVESFNRVVCQELVKEIDPEGEGKTLIFATTDEHADMIVRLLEEEYEKSNKYEINSDMIKKITGSVKDVSKLISKYKNEQYPTIAVTVDLLTTGVDVPKIVNLVFLRKVKSRILYEQMIGRATRRCDEIGKEYFTIYDPVGICEDLEKYTDMKPVVKNIDYQIKNLFKELEDSSDYEERKKYYADNIIARLQRKRKKIEAKGDVEFKSYSTLLRGSEVENINEYLGILKDKLETGNVEDIEKEKDFLIYLDQLKFGGNKQVVSEVQDRVIKTVEDYGDTENPSDYLEGFTKYINENKDKIQALNIYFTNPKLFTRKDLKTIKILLDGAGYKISNLEKAYSKRENKCEMTLDIMTFINNAIKGSPIKEKSEKARDVENKIKGLYNWDSKQLKIINTLVELAEKNDFITEEDFKEEKVKHDLGGGYKKIDGKLEGMLEEILNLIKDEMILN